In a single window of the Streptomyces sp. NBC_00353 genome:
- the pyrH gene encoding UMP kinase: MNKGADAAKGDHKREDGKVPGRFMLKLSGEAFAGGGGLGVDPDVVHAIAREIAAVVRGGAEIAVVIGGGNFFRGAELQQRGMDRARSDYMGMLGTVMNCLALQDFLEKEGIDSRVQTAITMGQVAEPYIPLRAVRHLEKGRVVIFGAGMGMPYFSTDTTAAQRALEIDAEGLLMGKNGVDGVYDSDPKTNPDAVKFDALEYSEVLARDLKIADATAITLCRDNRLPILVFELTAAGNIARAVKGEKIGTLVSDQGTRA; this comes from the coding sequence ATGAACAAGGGCGCGGACGCCGCAAAAGGTGACCACAAGCGCGAGGACGGCAAGGTGCCCGGGCGCTTCATGCTGAAGCTGTCCGGCGAGGCGTTCGCCGGCGGCGGGGGTCTCGGTGTCGACCCCGACGTCGTACACGCCATCGCCCGGGAAATCGCGGCTGTCGTCCGGGGCGGTGCCGAAATCGCGGTCGTCATCGGCGGCGGCAACTTCTTCCGCGGTGCCGAGCTCCAGCAGCGCGGCATGGACCGGGCGCGCTCCGACTACATGGGCATGCTCGGCACGGTCATGAACTGCCTCGCTCTCCAGGACTTCCTGGAGAAGGAGGGCATCGACTCCCGGGTCCAGACCGCCATCACCATGGGCCAGGTCGCGGAGCCGTACATCCCGCTGCGCGCCGTGCGCCACCTGGAGAAGGGCCGCGTCGTCATCTTCGGTGCCGGTATGGGCATGCCGTACTTCTCCACCGACACCACTGCCGCCCAGCGCGCCCTGGAGATCGACGCCGAGGGTCTGCTGATGGGCAAGAACGGTGTGGACGGTGTCTACGACTCCGACCCCAAGACCAACCCCGACGCGGTGAAATTCGACGCTCTGGAGTACAGCGAGGTGCTCGCCCGCGATCTCAAGATCGCCGACGCCACCGCCATCACGCTCTGCCGTGACAACCGGCTGCCGATCCTTGTCTTCGAGCTCACTGCGGCCGGCAATATCGCCCGTGCCGTCAAGGGTGAGAAGATCGGCACGCTCGTGAGCGACCAGGGCACCCGGGCCTGA
- the dprA gene encoding DNA-processing protein DprA — translation MTPGGLDAGPGIRAPEGLEERRGISAPGVRERNREAGWARPAVGDRERLARAALTRVLEPGDERGGRWLREVGAAELIRRITDRDGTAEQLRGMTPKRLAGYRLRAEAVDPERDLASVAAVGGRFVCPGDREWPSQLDDLGDSRPTGLWVRGRPDLRLWALRSVAVVGARACTPYGAHMAASLGAGLAELGWVVVSGAAFGVDGAAHRGALSAGGATVAVLACGVDVAYPRGHAELIGRVAEQGLVIGELPPADHPTRSRFILRNRVIAALTRGTVVVEAEYRSGSLVTARSAQRLGRFTMGVPGPATSGLSAGVHELLRGEGVLVTDAAEVAELVGEIGDLAPARRGPVLPRDLLDAASARVLDALPSHGSVSGRDIARTAGTSADEALGRLYELHSLGFVERVGEDWQLTPRPTRMGGPRRGGP, via the coding sequence ATGACGCCGGGCGGACTCGACGCCGGACCGGGCATCAGGGCGCCGGAGGGCCTTGAGGAGAGACGGGGCATCAGCGCGCCGGGCGTCCGGGAGCGGAACCGGGAAGCGGGGTGGGCGCGACCGGCGGTGGGCGACCGGGAGCGGCTGGCGCGGGCCGCCCTGACCCGCGTCCTCGAGCCGGGCGACGAACGCGGGGGCCGCTGGCTGCGCGAAGTCGGCGCCGCCGAACTGATACGGCGGATCACGGACCGGGACGGGACCGCGGAACAGCTTCGGGGCATGACGCCGAAGCGGCTGGCCGGCTACCGGCTACGGGCCGAGGCCGTCGACCCCGAGCGGGACCTGGCGTCGGTCGCCGCCGTGGGCGGCCGCTTCGTCTGCCCCGGCGACCGTGAGTGGCCCAGCCAACTCGACGACCTGGGAGACTCCCGGCCGACCGGCCTCTGGGTTCGGGGGCGGCCCGATCTGCGGCTCTGGGCGCTGCGCTCGGTCGCGGTGGTCGGCGCCCGGGCCTGTACCCCGTACGGGGCGCATATGGCGGCGAGCCTCGGGGCGGGGCTGGCGGAGCTGGGCTGGGTGGTGGTGTCGGGCGCCGCGTTCGGGGTGGACGGGGCGGCCCATCGCGGCGCGCTCTCGGCCGGCGGGGCCACCGTGGCGGTCCTGGCCTGCGGCGTGGACGTCGCCTATCCCCGAGGGCATGCCGAGCTGATCGGACGTGTGGCGGAACAGGGGCTGGTCATCGGAGAGCTGCCACCGGCCGATCATCCGACCCGCAGCAGATTCATCCTCCGGAACCGGGTGATTGCCGCGCTGACCCGGGGCACGGTCGTGGTCGAGGCCGAGTACCGCAGCGGCTCCCTGGTCACCGCACGCAGTGCGCAACGGCTGGGCCGCTTCACCATGGGGGTGCCGGGTCCCGCCACCAGCGGTCTGTCGGCCGGGGTCCACGAACTCCTGAGGGGCGAGGGAGTCCTGGTCACCGACGCCGCGGAAGTCGCCGAACTGGTGGGGGAGATCGGCGATCTCGCCCCGGCCCGGCGCGGCCCCGTGCTTCCCAGGGACCTGTTGGATGCCGCCTCCGCCCGGGTGCTCGACGCCCTGCCCTCCCACGGCTCCGTCAGCGGAAGGGACATCGCCCGCACCGCCGGTACCAGCGCCGACGAAGCACTCGGCAGATTGTACGAACTGCACTCACTGGGGTTCGTCGAACGCGTTGGCGAAGACTGGCAGTTGACGCCGCGCCCGACACGCATGGGCGGCCCGCGGCGAGGCGGTCCTTGA
- the frr gene encoding ribosome recycling factor, whose translation MIEETLLEAEEKMEKAVVVAKEDFAAIRTGRAHPAMFNKIVADYYGALTPINQLASFSVPEPRMAVVTPFDKSALRNIEQAIRDSDLGVNPSNDGNIIRVNFPDLTEERRRDYIKVAKTKAEDSKISIRAVRRKAKETLDKLVKDKESGEDEVRRAEKELDDTTAKYVAQVDELLKHKEAELLEV comes from the coding sequence GTGATCGAAGAAACCCTCCTCGAGGCCGAGGAGAAGATGGAGAAGGCCGTCGTGGTCGCGAAAGAGGACTTCGCCGCGATCCGGACCGGCCGTGCGCACCCGGCGATGTTCAACAAGATCGTCGCCGACTACTACGGCGCGCTGACCCCGATCAACCAGCTGGCCTCGTTCTCGGTTCCCGAGCCGCGGATGGCCGTCGTGACGCCGTTCGACAAGAGCGCTCTGCGCAACATCGAGCAGGCGATCCGCGACTCCGACCTCGGCGTCAACCCGAGCAACGACGGCAATATCATCCGGGTGAACTTCCCGGACCTCACCGAGGAGCGTCGTCGCGACTACATCAAGGTCGCGAAGACGAAGGCCGAGGACTCCAAGATCTCGATCCGGGCCGTCCGCCGCAAGGCCAAGGAGACCCTGGACAAGCTGGTCAAGGACAAGGAGTCCGGCGAGGACGAGGTGCGCCGCGCCGAGAAGGAGCTCGACGACACCACCGCGAAGTACGTCGCGCAGGTCGACGAGCTGCTCAAGCACAAGGAAGCCGAGCTGCTCGAAGTCTGA
- the tsf gene encoding translation elongation factor Ts, with protein sequence MANYTAADVKKLRELTGAGMMDCKKALDEADGSVDKAVEALRIKGQKGVAKREGRSAENGAVVSLISEDKTSGVLLELKCETDFVAKSEKFLAVADALAAHVAATSPADLTALLASEIEAGKTVQAYVDEANANLGEKIVLDRFAQFTGGYVAAYMHRTMPDLPPQVGVLVELDKENAEVAKDVAQHIAAFAPKYLNRDEVPAETVENERRVAEATSREEGKPEAALPKIVEGRVNGFFKDVVVVEQAFAKDNKKSVQKVLDEAGVTLKRFSRIKVGI encoded by the coding sequence ATGGCGAACTACACCGCCGCTGACGTCAAGAAGCTCCGTGAGCTCACCGGCGCCGGCATGATGGACTGCAAGAAGGCGCTCGACGAGGCCGACGGCAGCGTCGACAAGGCCGTCGAGGCCCTCCGTATCAAGGGTCAGAAGGGCGTCGCCAAGCGCGAGGGCCGTTCTGCCGAGAACGGCGCCGTTGTCTCCCTCATCTCCGAGGACAAGACCTCCGGCGTCCTGCTCGAGCTCAAGTGCGAGACGGACTTCGTCGCCAAGAGCGAGAAGTTCCTCGCCGTCGCCGACGCGCTCGCCGCCCACGTCGCCGCGACCTCGCCGGCCGACCTGACCGCGCTGCTCGCCTCCGAGATCGAGGCCGGCAAGACCGTCCAGGCGTACGTCGACGAGGCCAACGCCAACCTCGGTGAGAAGATCGTCCTGGACCGCTTCGCGCAGTTCACCGGCGGTTACGTGGCTGCGTACATGCACCGCACCATGCCCGACCTCCCGCCGCAGGTCGGCGTGCTCGTCGAGCTGGACAAGGAGAACGCCGAGGTCGCCAAGGACGTTGCGCAGCACATCGCCGCCTTCGCCCCGAAGTACCTCAACCGCGACGAGGTCCCGGCCGAGACGGTCGAGAACGAGCGTCGGGTCGCCGAGGCCACCTCTCGCGAGGAGGGCAAGCCCGAGGCCGCCCTTCCGAAGATCGTCGAGGGTCGCGTCAACGGCTTCTTCAAGGACGTCGTCGTCGTGGAGCAGGCCTTCGCCAAGGACAACAAGAAGTCTGTCCAGAAGGTCCTGGACGAGGCCGGTGTCACCCTGAAGCGCTTCTCGCGCATCAAGGTCGGCATCTGA
- a CDS encoding YraN family protein, whose amino-acid sequence MNARGALGRYGEDLAARLLTNAGMAVLARNWRCRAGEIDIVAKDGDALVVCEVKTRRAGAFEHPMAAVTPVKADRLRRLAEIWLDRNGGPPPGGVRIDLVGVVVPRRGAPVAEHARGVS is encoded by the coding sequence ATGAACGCACGGGGGGCACTCGGGCGGTACGGCGAGGATCTGGCGGCGCGGCTGCTGACCAACGCCGGCATGGCCGTACTGGCACGGAACTGGCGCTGTCGGGCCGGTGAGATCGACATCGTCGCCAAGGACGGCGACGCGTTGGTCGTCTGCGAGGTCAAGACCCGCAGGGCGGGGGCGTTCGAGCATCCGATGGCGGCCGTCACGCCGGTCAAGGCGGACCGGCTGCGACGGCTGGCCGAGATCTGGCTCGACCGGAACGGCGGCCCGCCGCCGGGCGGGGTGCGGATCGACCTGGTCGGCGTGGTGGTGCCGAGGCGCGGAGCGCCGGTCGCCGAGCACGCGCGGGGGGTGTCCTGA
- the rpsB gene encoding 30S ribosomal protein S2 — MAVVTMRELLESGVHFGHQTRRWNPKMKRFIFTERNGIYIIDLLQSLSYIDRAYEFVKETVAHGGSIMFVGTKKQAQEAIAEQATRVGMPYVNQRWLGGMLTNFSTVYKRLQRLKELEQIDFEDVAASGLTKKELLVLSREKAKLEKTLGGIREMQKVPSAVWIVDTKKEHIAVGEARKLHIPVVAILDTNCDPDEVDYKIPGNDDAIRSVTLLTRVIADAVAEGLIARSGAATGDSKPGEKAAGEPLAEWERDLLEGEKKDDAEVQTSAETEKVADAAETPAEAEAAAEAPAAAEAPAADAEQA; from the coding sequence ATGGCCGTCGTCACGATGCGGGAGCTGCTGGAAAGCGGCGTCCACTTCGGTCACCAGACCCGTCGCTGGAACCCGAAGATGAAGCGCTTCATCTTCACCGAGCGCAACGGCATCTACATCATCGACCTGCTCCAGTCGCTGTCGTACATCGACCGCGCCTACGAGTTCGTCAAGGAGACCGTCGCGCACGGCGGCTCCATCATGTTCGTGGGTACGAAGAAGCAGGCCCAGGAGGCCATCGCCGAGCAGGCGACGCGCGTCGGCATGCCGTACGTCAACCAGCGTTGGCTCGGTGGCATGCTCACCAACTTCTCCACCGTCTACAAGCGCCTTCAGCGTCTGAAGGAGCTCGAGCAGATCGACTTCGAGGACGTGGCCGCCTCCGGCCTCACCAAGAAGGAGCTCCTGGTTCTCTCCCGCGAGAAGGCCAAGCTGGAGAAGACCCTCGGTGGTATCCGCGAGATGCAGAAGGTGCCCAGCGCCGTCTGGATCGTCGACACCAAGAAGGAGCACATCGCCGTCGGTGAGGCGCGCAAGCTCCACATCCCGGTCGTCGCGATCCTCGACACCAACTGCGACCCCGACGAGGTCGACTACAAGATCCCGGGCAACGACGACGCGATCCGCTCCGTCACCCTGCTCACCCGCGTGATCGCCGACGCCGTCGCCGAGGGCCTCATCGCCCGTTCCGGTGCCGCGACCGGCGACTCGAAGCCGGGCGAGAAGGCTGCCGGCGAGCCGCTCGCCGAGTGGGAGCGCGACCTGCTCGAGGGCGAGAAGAAGGACGACGCCGAGGTGCAGACGTCCGCCGAGACCGAGAAGGTCGCGGACGCCGCCGAGACGCCGGCCGAGGCCGAGGCCGCTGCTGAGGCTCCGGCCGCTGCCGAGGCTCCGGCCGCGGACGCCGAGCAGGCCTGA
- the whiG gene encoding RNA polymerase sigma factor WhiG: MPQHTSGSDRAPVPPAARGTVRPPAPSSLDELWRSYKSTGDERLREQLILHYSPLVKYVAGRVSVGLPSNVEQADFVSSGVFGLIDAIEKFDIERAIKFETYAITRIRGAMIDELRALDWIPRSVRQKARAVERAYATLEAQLRRTPSEPEVAAEMGITLEELHAVFSQLSLANVVALEELLHVGGEGGDRLSLMDTLEDTAADNPVEVAEGRELRRLLARAINTLPDREKTVVTLYYYEGLTLAEIGNVLGVTESRVSQIHTKSVLQLRAKLADAGR, from the coding sequence ATGCCCCAGCACACCTCCGGGTCTGACCGTGCGCCAGTACCACCGGCTGCGCGTGGCACTGTGCGCCCTCCTGCCCCTTCCTCGCTCGACGAGTTGTGGCGTTCGTACAAGTCCACGGGCGACGAGCGGCTGCGGGAGCAGCTGATCCTGCACTACTCGCCGTTGGTGAAGTACGTCGCGGGCCGGGTGAGCGTGGGACTGCCGTCCAACGTCGAGCAGGCGGACTTCGTCTCCTCGGGAGTCTTCGGACTGATCGACGCGATCGAGAAGTTCGACATCGAACGGGCCATCAAGTTCGAGACGTACGCAATCACCCGCATCCGTGGCGCGATGATCGACGAACTCCGGGCGCTGGACTGGATCCCGCGCTCCGTGCGGCAGAAGGCGCGGGCCGTGGAGCGCGCCTACGCCACGCTGGAGGCGCAGTTGCGGCGCACTCCCTCCGAGCCGGAGGTCGCCGCCGAGATGGGTATCACGCTGGAAGAACTGCACGCGGTTTTCAGCCAGTTGTCGCTGGCGAACGTGGTCGCGCTGGAGGAGCTCCTGCATGTCGGCGGCGAGGGCGGTGACCGGTTGAGCCTGATGGACACGCTGGAGGACACCGCCGCCGACAATCCCGTGGAGGTCGCCGAGGGCCGTGAGCTCAGACGGCTGCTCGCCCGGGCGATCAACACACTCCCGGACCGCGAGAAGACGGTCGTCACCCTCTACTACTACGAGGGCCTCACGCTCGCCGAGATCGGCAACGTGCTCGGGGTGACCGAGAGCCGGGTCAGCCAGATCCACACCAAATCGGTGCTGCAGCTTCGCGCGAAACTGGCCGACGCCGGGCGCTGA
- a CDS encoding DUF6233 domain-containing protein has product MSENLSRLDRLRIVREWQAYQLGRTDRTIAELEEREAAAARAARTLPPPAPDWKLSLLRAGGTSHADAVHTGDCGMGGKRTKPMTREQALRALTEDGITACAYCRPDRELGVL; this is encoded by the coding sequence GTGTCCGAAAACCTCTCTCGTCTGGATCGCCTGCGCATCGTGCGCGAGTGGCAGGCGTACCAGCTCGGCCGAACCGATCGGACCATCGCCGAGCTGGAAGAACGCGAGGCCGCAGCCGCCCGGGCAGCACGCACCCTGCCGCCACCGGCACCCGACTGGAAACTCTCCCTGCTACGCGCAGGCGGCACGTCCCATGCAGACGCCGTCCACACGGGCGACTGCGGCATGGGCGGCAAGAGAACCAAGCCGATGACCCGGGAGCAGGCCCTGCGTGCGCTCACGGAAGACGGCATCACGGCCTGTGCCTACTGCCGGCCGGACAGAGAGCTGGGAGTGCTGTGA
- a CDS encoding TetR/AcrR family transcriptional regulator, translating into MAEHRTMQRGALLDAARSLLSEGGTEALTFPALAERTGLARSSVYEYFRSRAAVVEELCAVDFPVWAAEVEHAMERAATPEGKIEAYVRRQLDLVGDRRHRAVVAISASELDAGAREKIRAAHGGLIAMIVEALGDLGHEQPRLAAMLLQGSVDAAVRRIELSVAETPDVIADTAVAMILRGVRG; encoded by the coding sequence GTGGCCGAGCACCGGACCATGCAGCGCGGCGCCCTCCTGGACGCCGCCCGATCCCTGCTGTCCGAGGGGGGTACGGAGGCGTTGACCTTCCCCGCTCTCGCCGAGCGCACAGGCCTCGCCAGGTCCTCCGTCTACGAGTACTTCCGCTCCCGCGCGGCCGTCGTCGAGGAGCTGTGCGCCGTCGACTTCCCTGTCTGGGCGGCCGAGGTCGAGCACGCCATGGAGCGGGCCGCGACCCCTGAGGGAAAGATCGAGGCGTATGTGCGCCGCCAGCTCGACCTGGTCGGGGACCGGCGGCACCGGGCGGTTGTCGCCATCTCCGCGAGCGAGCTGGACGCGGGCGCACGCGAGAAGATCCGGGCCGCGCACGGCGGGCTGATCGCCATGATCGTCGAGGCGCTCGGCGACCTCGGCCACGAGCAGCCGAGGCTCGCGGCGATGCTGCTGCAGGGCTCGGTGGACGCCGCCGTGCGCCGTATCGAGCTGAGCGTGGCGGAGACGCCGGACGTGATCGCGGACACCGCTGTCGCCATGATCCTGCGGGGCGTCCGGGGCTGA
- a CDS encoding phosphatidate cytidylyltransferase, whose protein sequence is MNDSSWGAPQAGYWGAPEMQAAPAGPAYDVHDAQHTRPMPIVPDVPDAGRDADDRDDRDERDGGAARRGGGPLFRDEKPQEPMSTPPPPQKKRAGRDLRAAIGVGVGLGAVIVASLFIVKAVFIGVIAIAVVVGLWELTSRLEERKGIKAPLVPLAVGGAAMIVAGYVRGAEGAWVAMALTALAVLVWRMTEPPEGYLKDVTAGVFAAFYVPFLATFVAMLLSADDGPQRVLTFLLLTVVSDTGAYAVGWRFGKHKLAPRISPGKTREGLFGAVAFAMVAGALCMQFLIDGGTWWQGLLLGLAVAASATLGDLGESMIKRDLGIKDMGTLLPGHGGIMDRLDSLLPTAPVVWLLLVLFVGSS, encoded by the coding sequence ATGAACGACTCTTCCTGGGGCGCCCCGCAGGCCGGCTACTGGGGTGCGCCCGAGATGCAGGCTGCTCCGGCGGGTCCTGCATACGATGTGCATGACGCCCAGCACACTCGGCCCATGCCCATCGTGCCTGACGTTCCCGACGCAGGTAGAGACGCTGACGACCGTGACGACCGTGACGAGCGGGACGGGGGAGCCGCCCGCCGGGGCGGTGGTCCCCTGTTCCGTGACGAGAAGCCGCAGGAGCCCATGTCCACCCCGCCGCCCCCGCAGAAGAAACGTGCGGGCCGTGATCTGCGAGCCGCCATAGGGGTCGGCGTGGGGCTCGGTGCCGTCATCGTCGCCTCGCTCTTCATCGTCAAGGCCGTCTTCATCGGCGTGATAGCGATCGCCGTCGTCGTCGGCCTCTGGGAGCTCACCTCCCGGCTCGAGGAGCGCAAGGGCATCAAGGCGCCGCTCGTGCCGCTCGCGGTCGGCGGCGCGGCGATGATCGTGGCCGGCTATGTCCGGGGCGCCGAGGGCGCGTGGGTCGCGATGGCGCTGACCGCCCTGGCGGTGCTCGTCTGGCGGATGACCGAACCGCCGGAGGGGTACCTCAAGGACGTCACGGCCGGGGTCTTCGCCGCGTTCTACGTACCGTTCCTGGCCACCTTCGTCGCGATGCTGCTGAGCGCGGACGACGGGCCGCAGCGGGTCCTCACCTTCCTGCTGCTGACCGTGGTCAGTGACACGGGGGCGTACGCCGTCGGCTGGCGCTTCGGCAAGCACAAGCTCGCGCCGCGGATCAGCCCGGGCAAGACCCGCGAGGGCCTGTTCGGGGCGGTCGCCTTCGCGATGGTCGCCGGTGCGCTGTGCATGCAGTTCCTGATCGACGGTGGCACCTGGTGGCAGGGTCTGCTGCTCGGCCTCGCCGTCGCCGCCAGCGCCACTCTCGGCGACCTGGGCGAGTCCATGATCAAGCGGGATCTCGGGATCAAGGACATGGGCACGCTGCTGCCGGGACACGGCGGGATCATGGACCGGCTGGACTCGCTGCTGCCGACGGCCCCGGTGGTCTGGCTGCTGCTGGTGCTTTTCGTCGGCTCCAGCTGA
- a CDS encoding NUDIX hydrolase translates to MPTEKRKVARVVLLDADDRILLMHGYEPEDPTSTWWFTPGGGLEGDESREQAALRELAEETGITDVELGPVLWQRICSFPFDGRRWDQDEWYFLARTTQTATDLSGLTGLEQRSVAGLRWWTYAELSVARETVYPTRLAELLRTLLEEGPPRTPLVLAPEIV, encoded by the coding sequence GTGCCCACTGAGAAGCGGAAGGTGGCCCGGGTGGTCCTGCTGGACGCCGACGACCGCATTCTGCTGATGCACGGATATGAACCGGAGGACCCCACGAGCACCTGGTGGTTCACCCCCGGCGGTGGTCTCGAGGGCGACGAGAGCCGGGAGCAGGCGGCCCTGCGCGAGCTGGCCGAGGAGACCGGGATCACCGATGTCGAGCTGGGTCCGGTGCTCTGGCAGCGGATCTGCTCCTTCCCGTTCGACGGGCGGCGCTGGGACCAGGACGAGTGGTACTTCCTGGCACGTACGACGCAGACCGCGACGGACCTGAGCGGGCTGACCGGGCTGGAACAGCGCAGTGTCGCGGGTCTGAGGTGGTGGACCTACGCCGAACTGTCGGTGGCGCGTGAGACGGTGTATCCGACCAGACTCGCCGAGCTGCTGCGCACGCTGCTCGAAGAGGGTCCGCCGCGTACGCCACTGGTTCTGGCCCCCGAAATCGTCTAA
- a CDS encoding YifB family Mg chelatase-like AAA ATPase, translated as MGFARACSVALVGVDGVVVEVQADLEPGVAAFTLVGLPDKSLVESRDRVRAAVVNSGAEWPQKKLTVGLSPASVPKGGSGFDLAVACAVLGAAERIAPAAIADVVMIGELGLDGRVRPVRGVLPAVLAAAEAGYRKVVVPEQTAGEAALVPGVSVLGVRSLRQLIAVLSDEPVPDEPEMREEGRPDTMLAGLMVPGAGIGTGLALGSAQSDGHRPDLADVAGQETPRKALEVAAAGGHHLLLSGPPGAGKTILAERLSAILPPLTRQESLEVTAVHSVAGILPPGEPLVSRAPYCAPHHSATMQSLVGGGNGLPRPGAVSLAHRGVLFLDEAPEFSVRALDALRQPLESGHVVVARSAGVVRLPARFLMVLAANPCPCGRHTLTGAACECPPSSVRRYQARLSGPLLDRVDLRVVVAPVTREDLMGRGGRGEPTADVAARVREARSRAADRLTGTPWTTNSEVPGHELRTRLLAAPGALMEAERDMERGLLTARGLDRVLRVAWTLADLRGADRPEAFDIAVALELRTGISRGASVLDRAS; from the coding sequence ATGGGGTTCGCGCGGGCGTGCTCGGTGGCGCTGGTCGGCGTCGACGGCGTGGTGGTGGAGGTCCAGGCGGACCTGGAGCCCGGGGTGGCGGCGTTCACCCTGGTCGGGCTGCCGGACAAGAGCCTGGTGGAGAGCCGGGACCGGGTCAGGGCCGCGGTGGTCAACTCCGGGGCGGAGTGGCCGCAGAAGAAACTCACGGTCGGGCTCTCCCCGGCCTCCGTGCCCAAGGGCGGCAGCGGATTCGACCTGGCCGTGGCGTGCGCCGTGCTGGGTGCGGCCGAGCGGATCGCCCCTGCGGCCATCGCGGATGTCGTGATGATCGGGGAGCTGGGGCTCGACGGCCGGGTGCGACCCGTGCGCGGAGTGCTGCCCGCCGTACTCGCCGCGGCGGAGGCCGGGTACCGCAAGGTCGTCGTGCCCGAACAGACCGCGGGCGAAGCGGCGCTGGTGCCGGGGGTGTCGGTCCTCGGGGTACGGAGCCTGCGGCAGCTGATCGCCGTACTCAGCGACGAACCGGTGCCCGATGAGCCGGAGATGCGCGAGGAAGGGCGCCCCGACACCATGCTCGCGGGGCTGATGGTGCCGGGCGCGGGCATCGGCACCGGACTGGCGCTGGGCTCCGCGCAGAGCGACGGACACCGGCCGGACCTGGCGGACGTCGCAGGCCAGGAGACGCCGCGAAAGGCCCTGGAGGTCGCCGCGGCGGGCGGTCACCATCTGCTGCTCTCCGGGCCGCCGGGCGCCGGCAAGACCATACTGGCCGAGCGGCTGTCCGCGATCCTGCCCCCGCTGACCAGGCAGGAATCCCTCGAAGTGACCGCGGTGCACTCGGTGGCGGGCATCCTGCCGCCCGGCGAACCGCTGGTCTCCCGGGCGCCGTACTGCGCACCGCACCACTCCGCGACCATGCAGTCGCTGGTCGGCGGGGGCAATGGACTGCCGCGGCCCGGTGCGGTCTCGCTGGCCCACCGCGGTGTGCTCTTTCTGGACGAGGCGCCGGAGTTCTCCGTGCGGGCCCTGGACGCGCTGCGCCAGCCCCTGGAGTCGGGGCATGTGGTGGTGGCGCGCAGTGCCGGCGTGGTGCGGCTGCCCGCCCGCTTCCTGATGGTGCTGGCCGCCAACCCGTGCCCGTGCGGACGCCACACCCTCACCGGCGCCGCCTGCGAATGCCCGCCCTCGTCGGTCCGTCGCTATCAGGCGAGACTCTCCGGGCCCCTGCTCGACCGGGTGGATCTGCGCGTGGTCGTCGCTCCGGTCACCCGTGAGGACCTGATGGGGCGGGGCGGCCGGGGCGAGCCGACGGCCGATGTCGCCGCCCGGGTGCGGGAGGCCAGGTCGCGGGCTGCGGACCGGCTCACGGGCACACCCTGGACCACCAACAGCGAGGTCCCCGGCCACGAGCTGCGGACCAGGCTGCTCGCGGCTCCGGGGGCGCTCATGGAGGCGGAACGGGACATGGAGCGCGGACTGCTCACCGCGCGGGGACTCGACCGGGTCCTGCGGGTGGCATGGACCCTCGCCGACCTGCGCGGCGCCGATCGCCCGGAGGCGTTCGACATCGCGGTGGCCCTGGAGTTGCGGACCGGGATTTCGCGCGGGGCCTCGGTGCTGGACCGGGCTTCATGA
- a CDS encoding DUF2469 domain-containing protein has product MSAEDLEKYETEMELKLYREYRDVVGLFKYVIETERRFYLTNDYEMQVHSVQGEVFFEVSMADAWVWDMYRPARFVKQVRVLTFKDVNIEELNKSDLELPGG; this is encoded by the coding sequence ATGAGCGCCGAGGACCTCGAGAAGTACGAGACCGAGATGGAGCTGAAGCTCTACCGGGAGTACCGCGATGTCGTCGGTCTGTTCAAATATGTGATCGAGACCGAACGGCGCTTCTACCTCACCAATGACTACGAGATGCAGGTGCACTCGGTCCAGGGTGAGGTGTTTTTCGAGGTGTCCATGGCGGATGCCTGGGTCTGGGACATGTACCGGCCCGCCCGATTCGTCAAGCAGGTACGCGTTCTGACGTTCAAGGACGTCAACATCGAGGAGCTCAACAAGAGCGACCTCGAACTGCCGGGCGGCTGA